The genomic DNA tgatttctAAAGTTACCTGACAACATTTCGCAAGGCACAGATGGTACACAAATCTACCCAAATGGCCACCCTTAACATGCCCCGACTTAAACCTCTCCAGCTTTGTGCTTACATATACCCAGTAACAGTCTAATGCCTACACTTCTGCAAAAATCTCACAAGTGTTACCTTTATTATGATACCAAGATTATTCAAAgaaacattacactacattacattacagtcatttagcagacgcttttatccaaagcgacttacaagtgtattcaacataggtattcaagagaactactagtcaccagaagtcataagtgcatctcctttcttaaacaagcatctaagagcataaaccagagcaaaagtatagtgcagaaacaaactaatacgaatacaataagtgctaagcggaaggctcagggtagtacttcttgaagtgGTGAGAAACCTTGTAGGCGCAGACACACCTCACATTTTgagcatcatattttattgcTCGGGCTAGGGGCATAGTGTTTAAGAGGTTGATATCTAATTGTACAATAGAAACAAGAACGAATtaaataaccctaaccctaaattaACCAATCAAAAGACAAAGTTCGGTCTCGTAGCCTATTATTTATAccattatttatctttttttctatcttgCAGCATATGTCTTTTGTTGCAAGTCTAATGAGAAAATATCACATGGCTTTATAGCTCAccaaaaaaaagtcttagtgacctgtatgtgacgagttgggaCGAAAACGTGTGGGAAGCCGGGTTAgtaacttgtttattttattcaagcCTGACTCCATGTctgacaaatgtatttttcttttctttttttcagttgagTCCATGAGCAGGTGTACTATCCATCCACAGctcatggggcggctgtggcacatgaggtagagcgcttgacccgcaaccacaacgTCGGTGGCTCGAAttcctctacaggcaacatgccgaggtgtccttgagcgagacacctaaccccaaaattgctccacaggcacttcattgcagcccactgctcctctgggatgggtcaaatgcagagagcCGAATTTCCCccttgtgggactaataaaggcttaattattattatttgtcagcATGTAAGTTGCTATTCGGGGTGAAATGCGGTCCAAACTTCATGGCAGTGCAGCAGCCATTTGCTGAGTAAAAGCAgaagttttgctcttttcaaTCTAAAATGATACTTCTAGGGTTCTAAATTTAAACGCCCGCAGATCATCGACCTCTCAGTGGGTTATGAAAACTCTGACATTGACGGACACGATTACAGTTTATCCCACAGAATGCTGGATGCTGGATGCCGTTAAACTGGCCAAATGTGTCATGAACTCCCTGATGCTTCGCAGATGAACCGTTCAGTGTCACAGTGCAATCCATCATGAAAACTAATTACTGTCAACTACACCCAGTTGTGTAACTGAAAAGGCACAGACCTCGCCTGCCTCTTGTTATTTTGGGCTCTAGGAGGCAGTATAGACTGTTTTAATATGACTGATACTGAGGTCAAGCCCTACATTAATGATCTCCCATTAGACTCCTCACTAACATAAATATACTAAGCACATTAACAAgtttaattcaaacaaatgcttttttaattaggctattattatttattcagaaaGATGAGGTGAATCATTTGGCAATACAGTCCACTGATTACTTGCCCAAAGAATAAAttgaaagtgaaaatgtgtCGCAGCGCTTCATTCCTGCATCTATTTAACAGCAGCTGGATCTTTTAGagttgaaatacattttctcaaagTGAACTAGTAAAATAGAACCTTGTTAATTCTAGTTTGATGTGTGGGACAAAGTTGGCACCtcaagtttttttcccccaaggctgttgaaaaaataatgatttacttGACCGTTCATTTGTGAAATTTGCCAATAGCCAAAATGTTGGCATGATCTTATTTTACTGTGCATGGCAGCTATAAAGCAAACAATCATGTTACTTGTTCTACAGATCTTACTATAACAGAACCTTGTAGAATTCATTTTAGCTGCTTTCATTTAATTGAATCCATACACACTCTTTCCTGATGAGGAAAGAAGGCCCATCCCAGCCACACAGTGGTTGGGGAAAAAGTGGCGTGGTCCATACCAAAGAGAGGCAGGGCATTGTGGGATTATGTAACAAACCGGCTAACATTTACCATCTGCTGGAATTCGTATCACTTCCAGAGTAACAACATAAATATTTCTTAGTCAGTGACTTCACCTCTGCTTCCGACTCACTCATATAGCCCGTCACACCATCTTTGTTCCTATGAAGTCATTAAATAGTTTgtgtcacagttttttttacagaccaaCTGACTCACTTCAGCATAAACATTAATTATCATTAAATCAAGCTAAAATAGATACATGTTTTTCACTATCAGAGTTGGATGTAATACATAAACACAACCTGTATCCTATAAACCCACATCCCTGCATGAAAATATGTGCATGTCCTCAACACTTACACACCCACACTCTTTCCCATCTGTGCTGACCCAAACactatttactcaagtacacacaaatgtcttacaagacagaaagaaaatatacaataatgatataatataaaagtaataaatcatttatcttGGGGAAAAGTAGCTTTTATGATGTTATACCCCTCAACATGTTGGTTCCTGCTGAATCATATGAAGtagagaaaatgtgaaaattatAGCAGGATTATGGCACATACAGTCAGTAAAATGTGAACTGACATTATCAGTTAAGCAAACTTTGAGATGTTGTTTCCCAGCAGCTGACAGAACTAATGTCTTCTGCGTCAGGACAATGCGAGCTAATTGTGGTCACTTTTTCTGAAGACTGAGCTCAAAATCAGGGTGGAGATGTGAGCGTTTAGGATTTAGGTCAACAGCTGTCACATGAAGTTGCTTTTCAAATTGTCTCATTAACAAAACATCTTGTTCCTGGAAGCGCTGAGAGGAGTTTTCTTGTCATGATGTTGGTGTTATCTCAAGTAAGTTAAAACCACTTTTTTAACCTCTCATTTGAATCTGTTGCAGTTTTTCTAAGATAAGTACCAGCATGGCTCTTTCACACTTTACAAATCATTTCGGGTACAAGTCCAGTCTGGTTAATTTCCGGCCTTTTGGCGAACAGATGCACAACCGTTTAAATCCTTTCAGTTTTGCTGCAGTGTCTGGAGTAAAGTCATACATTTGATTTAGGTGAAAGGTTGTGTGGCTAAACTGGGATATACAGTATGGAGCCACTAGCATATGTCAGTGATGATACATTCCAATGAATCAAAGCCCTGACACAGAGGTTTCACTGTCCTGTTAAATCTCTCCTCTGCcctaaaaggaaaacaagagcTCATTAACAAGCGAGACACGCTCTGAAAAACCTGCACACCACGTGGGAATGTAACGGGAATCCACGTGGTTCACTTCACCAGTAGCAGTAACTAATAGCAGACTATAGGAATACCACTTAACTACAGGCACAGTCAGTCACTCGCATTACTAGACCATTTATCAAGGAGGAGGGGATCTGGAGCAGAAGAGTCAGGAATAAGTGGGGGACTGTGGGAGGGCAGAAAGAAGGAGGTGGTTGTTGGGGAGAAGGGAATCATATAAAGGTGGAGAGAGCAAGAAAGGGAGCAAGTGGAGGAAAGACGAGGAATAAGGAGCTCCTTTGACATTTTCATAGAGATTTCAAACTTTTGCAAACAACAGGTAAGTTCatatcttttaatattttatatatttttactcttaACGTAAACGAGCAGAGCTTAGCTGTGGcaaaagagacaaagaacaCAGAGGACATTAGTATTCAATGAAAGCTCCAGTTCTGTTATAAACCCAGTTAAACACAGTTTTATATTATGAGATTTTTTTGAATGGTCTTCATTGTTATCTCTGTATGCATGCCCAGCGGAGAGCATATTTCAGGTATGTTTGTGTGGATTATTGTGGAAATCGCTCAGGCAGATTTCCTGTAACTGGATCCTGATGATAGGGCTGGGTTGGACTCGGGTGTGTAGGCATGTGGACTTGTTGTGCAATACCGTCTGGAATGCTGAATTAGAGTGAAGTACCTCCAAATCTTAACAAAAGAGGATTATTCCTCGCAGCTATGTAAACAAGACCATAAATCATTGGCAAACATGccacaaaataatacatttcaactAATTAAGTGTGCACAGTATTTCATGTGCTTACTCAAGAGTAAAAACAGTGTGCTCTGGTTTTGAGGAAACAGTTTATGCTAGGTGTGTTATTCAGGCACACATTTAAGCCATTTGTTTCATTCCCTGCAGTCATATAGTCTCTAAACGACACAGCATCAGCAGAGAAGTAACTCTATGTCCTCGTTCAGGCTCTTtcatgcaagaaaaaaatgcaactgACATTCTGAATGTGCATTTGGTTGCAAACCCAAGGGGCTGATACTTTTCATTCCTATgcacagaagtaaaaaaatagatttcCAACTAACTGATGGAATTTTACTTTGTATGATCTCCAGACATCTCAATGGCTGCCAGCAGGGACCTCGCTTTTCCCCTGGCGATCGTTTGCTTGGTTCTCATCAGGAGCTACTCTCCCCAGCCTACGACATCACAAGTTGTAGAGAAGAATCCCATAAGACCTGTGACACCACACGGGATAGAGACCAAGAACAATGTGTTTTCCGACAATGATTACAATATATACGATGAACCAGTCACCCCTAATACACGGGACAAAGTGTCTCCAATCGTAGGGCCCCGTAAGCGATGTGACTACAATACCTGTCTTGAGAGTCAGATCCCCTGTGCTAAACTATCCCTGACCGGATGCTTGTGTCCAGGGTTCACTTTACATAACGTGGTTCCAGAGGCTCCCAACCTGAAATCAGTGTCCTGGAACGGCTCAGAGGTTGTTGCTCAGTGGTGTGCACCTCTTTCATACATAACAACTTATATTGTGACAGTAGGGGGGGAAGAGAGGCAGAGGTTTGGGGAGGACAAAAGGAGCGGCGGACTGGGACACGTCGACCCCCTCACAGAGGTTTGTGTGGTTGCAGTGAACGATGCTGGAGACAGTGAAGGATCCTGTATGAAGTACCAGTCCAGAGGCATCAGTCTGCCTATGAAAGCGGGACTCATCGGGGGAGCTCTGGtcttcctgctgctcctcttgcTGGCTGTCCTGCTCTGGTGGCGCAAGAAGCAAAGGAAACAGGAGACCAGCATCTCGATGCAGTGAACAAGTCTGGACACTCAGTGAGATAAGGCTCTGTCCCATTAGACCCCTCAGCGACATCACAGCTAATGTGATTACATTATAATGTCTGAGGTTTTCTGCAAAAAGAAGCTTCTTGAAAATGCAGAAGGCAGTGTTCGTCATCACACATGAATATATCTATAAGTGTAAAAGAAAAGTCCTCACGTCCATGATTTGAAATTACAGCTGCAGAAAAATATTGCACTTATTCTCCAAGCGAGACGAAAAACACGACTGTTGTCAAAAATGAGCTGTTTGTTGAACAGATCTCAGGACTTGAAGGAACATCCCAGCATGTAGTCCCTGCTTGCCGCTGCTCATTGTAGTTTAGATCATTAGTTATTGGGATAAAACATGCCAAACCAGCAGTACGATAATTTAAGTATTTCTTCATTCCTTGATGTCAGGGAATTTAAGATTTTTGTTTCTGATTTTTGTTCATTCCTCGAAAAACTACTATTTAACAGAAACAGCCGTGGTCCTGGGAAAACCGTGTATCTCCACATCATTAGGTTTCATGAAttaagaaaactgtttttaaaaaaatttaaataatcaaattgGGAGATACTTGGTTTTCTTTGAACAGGGAAGGTTATATGATGAATTCAAGATGTCTTGACAGTTTGgaatacaatgaaaataatgatttatacCAGACACAAAATAGCCAACAAAAGTTCAAatgattttgaatattttgatattatttgtGGTCTTGGTACAATTATTTAATTTGGGTTAGCTAGCAGTTCTCTGTGAGAGTTGTGTGTATTAAATTACAGAGTGAAACGATTTATGATCGTATGATAGAACTGAAAGTGAATGATGTGCTGTATTATGTTCTGTATTTATGACAATAATTTGTATGCTGCCGTAGAACTTGTACATGTTAAGAGTTCGATTTGACAAGATTCCCTAAAGACTAAAGGGACAAACTGAAGTCTATAGCACAAAAAACAAGACTGACTGTTCAAGCTGAAACTACTGATTATAAAAAGTATGTTAAagattatttcaattttttggaTGGGTGTGGTTTTCTTTCTTAGTCTGAAGTTGTGTCAGCATACTGAGTAAGCACAAGTGTTCAGtgctgttttttccccaactGTCATACAATCGCCTTTTCACTGGATATGGATTTTGTGGGGCTTGTCTCATTCCAACTGAGACTTCCAGTCATCCAGCACTGAGCTGGTGAGAAGCTTcaggcatttatttttttgccttgatgaaaaaagagaagaaagtcCAATATTTAAATCCCTCCCCAGTTTATCTCATGTTCAAGCCTCCATCTGCATGTCTTGCAGCCATGTTATAATTCCTTTTTGCTCTGGCTGCTGCCACGGAGTTGTTCCACTGCTCCTGGCGTCTTTCTTACTCCAACTGCGCTGCATAACTTACATCGCAAAGAGCTGCATGGAAATCATCTAACATCTGTAATTTGGAGACACAACAGATTGTACATTTCAGTGGCTGAAATGGCCTCCAGATGTTGCTTTAATGGCACATTCTCAGCCTGAATGCAGTCGCTATCAAACTGGGAGGGGAAATCTTGACATGAATGGGCCAGTATGAGACCAGATgcaaaatatcatgttttttttgtaatgtactTAAACCTGTAAAATAGATTTGACAAGAACTACTATCAGAGCAGTGGGTTTCTGCTGATGGTACCAGAATAGCACAATGTGTACTTATGTatataatttcaaaataaatgtggtttgcctttttttcaataaactttgtattttttaaacttccCGATGTTTTTGAATGATCATGAAATAATAATCTAAGCTACCTACTACAGAGAGTTAAAAGTTATGAATTCAGTGATGTCTGATTTTCAACATTAAGTGTTCAGTAGTGATAGTACTGTCACTATTAGGTGTTCAGGCTTGCTTTGcttccataaaaaaaattgaatttctaTTTAATATTAGTTATCTTTTCCAATAGAAAATAAGAgctaaatacaaataaatcagatAGGAAGAAAATTACTATTATTTAACGGACATTTATCTCAGATTTATACAGACTATTAgctatatcttttttttttctcagtaatgTTTCTGCTCTTGTGAactgtttgtcattttcaacaTCTCAAGTGAAAAACAACGCAGATACAGTCAAAGATAATAATGACTCTCAAAGATTAGTTAcgcagttttttctttttttctttttaataataataataataataataataataataataatacatcttaCTTaaagagcgcttttcagagtactcaaagacactttacagacatttaaaaacagcatttaaaagctgcacactaaaaacttaaaacttaaaacacacagcattagtcagacatgaAAAGCAGTTTTTGTAACTGCAGGTCAGCGGCAGGGACGCGTGTTAGGTTCAGGACAGAGTCATGTTGAATCACTGCTATCTCATTCAGTAAACCCGTTAACCCATGTTACTTTTTATGGTGAAGTGGTTGCATACAAAAGAGTGAATCAGCTAAATTCAGGCTGCAGGATTTCACAATAAGATACTTTGTGTTGGCCTCTACCTGCCGACACACAGTTTGTCATgttaaaacatgacaaactgtGTGACTAAAACTGACGATGGAGTACGTTTGTATAAGAATGAGTGATTGTGTAGTCTAGGAAATGCTGCTCGACATGTTTCTATGTGTATTCATGAAGTTTTGGATTCTCCCTGCTGGTGTTGCACAATGTTATGCGGCTAATGATGATTAAAAAGACGTAGTTGAGAAATTACTCACCTAATTCACTTCTCTAAACATGGAAATGTCACGCAAGCCATGAAGCAGGCTAGACATTTTTAAGGGGCGTTAAGTAATTAAGGACTTTTATAAGTGTCTTTATAAGTGTCTATTAGTCCCCTTATTGCCAACAGAGGGCAATAAGGTGATTCATATTTAATACTGACAGACGAATGCACTAAAGGGCAGAAAATGGCATCAACACAAAAGCAACATAATCACAATGACAAAGCTGGATCATAGTAGGCCCAGTGTCTATTAACAGCACATGGAAATGAGAGGAGTCAATGCTACATGAGACAAAACAGATCTTCAAAGTGGCCGgcaaaaaaacccactgtaAATTAGGAGGTATCAGTAAAAGTATTTAGATCATTAAGCTACAACTGCTTTAaccaatatttctttattaacaaTGTATCAAAATGTGCTGGGTTCAAAATGCTACTAACGTTACAGGAATaatcacccacaaaatgaccatttgtgtATCAATCAATCACCCTGTGTTTACTAAAGTTGTTCTCGCATGTCTccagagagaataaaaaatcaaaaaatgcatttgtgctaattttaaataatacCATTTTGGAGATGACGCATGTGATTGGGAAATGAGCACacgactggataaatgagacttggattatacttCATGAGGTGTGTGAGATTttgtaaaattatgtttttaatgtaaaattatgtttttacaaAGTAACACAGAGTGAGTAACTGATATAAggttattttgtgtgtgaagtattcctttaatgtaCAAATAGTTTCAGTACAatttacttaaagtaccaaaagaaaaagcactCAGTATGGAGAGTAACCCATGTCTGTTTTATGTTATTAAAGCATTAACATGTAATTGCTAAtgaactataaaaaaaaaactaaatcttcCGCCactataaaaacatattaataatattaataataataaccttcTGTAATAGGATGGATAAACTGTTTACAATATAAAAggtgttgaattttttttggaTTGGTAACCTGATTTTACCTTCTTCTGAGGCAGCttttacaaaattaaattatttttcatgaagTGATTACATTATTTGGTCTACCCCCCGAGTTGTATGTGCAATTAAATAGGGAGTGATTGTTTCATCTTTAGATAAAAACAATCACTGGGTGTGTTTTTATGGCAGCAGCGTGTAGCTCAGGCTTTAAGAGGCTTTACGTCAATGAATGTAATTGTAGGTTGTAATATTATCTTTATCTCACAACATCATACTTGTACCTATCCCGAACAGTCATTCATTTACATGCAATTAATTAATCATGAAaaaattaatttgcatttcCTGCTGGGGAAATTAATGTTAGTTTTTGTTATTAGTAATCCACCAGCAGGGGCACTAATGGCTGCTTTCTCTGCACGCGGGGGTCAGCTTTCACAGGGCATAAAATCTTCAAAGTGGGTCAGGCATCCATCAGTGCCCATTATTGGACCTAGACCGTCCTGAATGCATACTGGCTTTATTCAAATGCAGAAAAAGGTTTCCACTTCTTTGGTCTTCTAAGCTTTTTGTAGACGGTATAATGAATAAAGAGAAAAGCAAATGAAAGGGTGTCAATCAAAGTACTCGATGCTAAACAAGCTAGGTGACGTCTTGagttgaaaacagtttttttacagagggatTCTGGGCCATGCCGTGGCCTTCATCAGTTGAAACTCTGGGTCTAAGTGGGTGGTTGTAGAAACTAAACCCCCCTGCAGGCGTCTCATCCTGTTTACTCCTGCTATGTCTTagactgtgtttgtctgacttGGCTCAGACCATGACTCTGTAAATAAAAGATTACCTTCAGTCTCAAAGTGTAACTCGGATGTCTCCATAAGGATGATGGGGGGTTTATGTAAATGCAACAAGGTGTGTTTTAGattatatttcttcttttggCATCGACGCCgctgaaaataaaacatcaagagTGTGACATCTTTCATCATCCAGACACCTCTCAAAACAGGTTCAGTGTGAGTCAGagctacttttatttgttttcacaggAACCACTAGAGGTCATTGTCGCAGAGAGCACTGTTCAGAGCCACCTCGGGCATGCACTCAGTGATTATGTAGTGGAAATGGAAATTAGTTGCTCTAATAAGGATGAAAATGAGTTTGCAGCGGTAATCAGCTCAGCCACATTTTGACATCGCAGGGggagagtgagtgtgtttgaggaAGCAGCTAAATGTTTG from Anoplopoma fimbria isolate UVic2021 breed Golden Eagle Sablefish chromosome 24, Afim_UVic_2022, whole genome shotgun sequence includes the following:
- the LOC129113977 gene encoding LRRN4 C-terminal-like protein, which gives rise to MAASRDLAFPLAIVCLVLIRSYSPQPTTSQVVEKNPIRPVTPHGIETKNNVFSDNDYNIYDEPVTPNTRDKVSPIVGPRKRCDYNTCLESQIPCAKLSLTGCLCPGFTLHNVVPEAPNLKSVSWNGSEVVAQWCAPLSYITTYIVTVGGEERQRFGEDKRSGGLGHVDPLTEVCVVAVNDAGDSEGSCMKYQSRGISLPMKAGLIGGALVFLLLLLLAVLLWWRKKQRKQETSISMQ